The Bradyrhizobium ottawaense genome window below encodes:
- a CDS encoding Crp/Fnr family transcriptional regulator, which translates to MMDHATRIENRLLAALPPADFALLAPHLRKVAIERNSVLIRSGDRIEHLLFPLSGAIAAITELPNGQTVATAIIGREGAVGLTSAFGASAAPATAVARLSGAALQISPAQFLAAQHRSPAIASMVQVFTMSLLTQLQHVAACNALHSVEARLARWLLHIHDRANEGDLLPLTQETLSELLGVRRTTVTHVVCTMRASRALKSSRRGQLEIDRPRLEAVACECYKVMSRRIDRIVSHGAVGLIPGAPARPPSRSPGSRIAKTGS; encoded by the coding sequence ATGATGGACCATGCGACTAGAATTGAAAATCGTTTGTTAGCAGCGTTGCCGCCAGCGGATTTTGCTTTGCTCGCGCCTCATCTCCGGAAAGTCGCGATCGAACGCAATTCCGTGCTCATCCGATCGGGCGATCGGATCGAACATCTTCTCTTCCCCCTCAGCGGCGCCATCGCCGCGATCACGGAGCTGCCGAACGGGCAAACAGTTGCCACGGCGATCATCGGGCGCGAGGGCGCCGTGGGTTTGACGTCAGCGTTTGGCGCATCCGCCGCGCCTGCGACCGCGGTCGCCCGCCTATCCGGGGCCGCGCTGCAGATCTCACCTGCGCAATTCCTGGCAGCCCAACATCGCAGCCCCGCAATCGCATCCATGGTGCAGGTCTTCACGATGTCGTTGTTGACGCAACTCCAGCACGTGGCGGCCTGCAATGCACTGCATTCCGTCGAAGCGCGCTTAGCGCGCTGGCTCCTCCACATCCATGATCGTGCGAATGAAGGTGACCTGCTCCCGCTGACGCAAGAAACATTGTCGGAGTTGCTCGGCGTTCGCCGCACCACGGTCACGCATGTCGTGTGCACAATGCGCGCGTCAAGAGCGCTGAAATCCAGTCGGCGCGGCCAGCTCGAGATTGATCGGCCGCGGCTCGAAGCCGTGGCATGCGAGTGCTACAAGGTCATGAGCCGCAGAATCGATCGGATAGTCTCGCACGGCGCGGTCGGGCTCATCCCTGGGGCTCCAGCGCGCCCCCCCTCCCGCTCGCCCGGTAGCCGAATAGCCAAGACAGGCTCGTAG
- a CDS encoding LuxR C-terminal-related transcriptional regulator: protein MRRIRIVIADRHPIVLQGIRSVLATQRDFVVVASCSDGASCIEAIRFLAPDVALVDAALPDFSRQQMLARANAVGPRAPIIFFTGITADSELQRSALNGACIVLSKDSDAEMLVATLRKAAQGQAAASPNNGHVSEAPLASVKPLTQLTDRERQIMRLVSEGLSNKEIGRRLNLADGTIKVHLHHIFQKLEISNRTVLAALAISRSELHAAPDEPDSLGLLRQDPASAN from the coding sequence ATGCGCCGCATCAGAATTGTCATCGCTGATCGACACCCGATCGTCTTGCAAGGGATTAGGAGCGTTCTTGCGACGCAGCGTGATTTTGTCGTCGTTGCTTCCTGCAGCGATGGCGCGAGCTGTATCGAGGCAATTCGATTTCTTGCGCCGGACGTAGCGCTTGTCGATGCTGCACTGCCCGACTTCAGTCGACAGCAGATGCTCGCTCGTGCGAACGCCGTCGGCCCACGTGCTCCGATTATCTTCTTCACCGGTATTACGGCCGACAGTGAGTTACAAAGGTCGGCCTTGAACGGCGCCTGCATCGTCCTCTCGAAGGATTCGGATGCGGAGATGCTGGTCGCAACCCTGCGGAAAGCTGCCCAGGGCCAAGCTGCGGCTTCGCCGAACAACGGGCACGTCAGCGAGGCCCCCCTGGCCAGTGTGAAGCCTTTGACACAGCTAACTGACCGGGAGCGGCAGATCATGCGGCTCGTATCGGAGGGGCTATCGAACAAGGAGATTGGGCGTCGGTTGAATCTCGCCGACGGTACGATCAAGGTCCACCTTCATCATATCTTCCAGAAGCTGGAAATCAGCAATCGTACGGTTCTCGCGGCATTGGCGATCTCGCGAAGCGAGCTGCATGCAGCGCCAGATGAGCCGGATTCCCTTGGTCTGTTGCGTCAGGATCCAGCCAGCGCGAACTGA
- a CDS encoding H-NS family nucleoid-associated regulatory protein, translating to MGKSDWVDLTTAELWGLYDEVTTVLSRRMTAEKVKLEERLRKIEGTAVSSPNGERPRRPYPPVLPKYQNPKDPSETWSGRGKQPRWLKAQLRAGKKLTDLLIDRSSAQRRRRTG from the coding sequence ATGGGGAAAAGTGACTGGGTCGACTTGACCACAGCCGAGCTGTGGGGGCTTTACGATGAGGTGACGACCGTTCTCAGTCGCAGGATGACCGCGGAAAAGGTCAAGCTTGAAGAGCGGCTGCGCAAGATTGAGGGGACCGCCGTTTCGTCCCCGAACGGGGAACGTCCGCGCCGCCCCTACCCGCCGGTGCTGCCGAAATACCAGAACCCGAAAGACCCGTCCGAAACCTGGTCCGGCCGCGGCAAACAGCCCCGCTGGCTGAAAGCGCAGCTGCGCGCCGGCAAGAAGCTGACCGATCTCCTGATCGACCGCTCGTCCGCACAAAGACGCCGCCGGACCGGCTGA
- a CDS encoding 2OG-Fe(II) oxygenase → MHVDFQLHSLSGLLARASSLRAEYAAARPWPHVVLNDAFPEKLLDMVAAECAALPEARLITTTTDRLVKQEVSDGLGPATQHLLSLVDSAGFRAFISAVTGVRDLHSDPTHKFAGVHRTPPGGFTKIHRDFEVHPTTGLFHRVNLLIYLNRDWPEAYGGSLELWPADMSALGCRIFPRFNTVILWETHGATLHGLPDPVSCPPGRMRLSVASYYYTTTRRVVASGERRVRYWAARPGEDPGIEQMSWQDHVRALLPDPLHNVLRAARDWISRAHRSRTP, encoded by the coding sequence TTGCATGTTGATTTCCAGCTTCACTCGTTGAGCGGCCTCCTTGCGCGAGCCAGCTCCCTGCGCGCCGAATACGCAGCTGCAAGACCTTGGCCGCACGTTGTCCTCAACGATGCCTTTCCCGAGAAGCTGTTGGACATGGTCGCGGCCGAATGCGCCGCCCTCCCGGAAGCCCGCCTGATTACCACGACTACCGATCGCCTGGTCAAGCAGGAGGTATCGGACGGACTGGGGCCGGCCACTCAGCATCTGCTGAGCCTAGTGGACAGTGCCGGCTTTCGAGCATTCATTTCGGCAGTCACCGGCGTTCGAGATCTTCATTCCGATCCGACGCACAAATTTGCGGGAGTTCATCGAACGCCCCCAGGAGGCTTCACGAAGATTCACCGCGATTTCGAGGTTCACCCGACGACCGGGCTGTTCCACCGGGTCAATCTGCTCATCTATCTCAATCGGGATTGGCCCGAAGCTTACGGCGGCAGCCTCGAATTGTGGCCTGCGGACATGTCGGCGCTCGGATGCCGCATCTTTCCCCGGTTCAACACCGTGATCCTCTGGGAGACGCACGGTGCCACTCTCCACGGCCTTCCGGATCCGGTCTCCTGTCCCCCCGGTCGAATGCGCCTTTCCGTCGCATCCTATTACTACACGACGACGCGCCGTGTCGTCGCATCGGGCGAACGCCGCGTGCGGTATTGGGCAGCGCGACCCGGCGAAGATCCGGGGATCGAGCAAATGAGCTGGCAGGATCACGTGCGCGCGCTCCTACCCGATCCGCTCCACAACGTGCTCCGGGCGGCACGCGATTGGATATCCAGAGCGCACCGGTCGAGAACACCATGA
- a CDS encoding methionyl-tRNA formyltransferase — protein MTEQPQPDVVLLADGPTGFAALRSLAAHCRVVQIFRRPDQPDASALKAFANNRGIPVAAMQDLNQLQKMIAELRPAAVVISSFDRIIPPQILALCRFVNVHYSLLPHYRGRANVNWAIINGETTAGISIHLVIPELDGGNLLFQQAIPIGANDTVTSLYERLNAIQERELGGVVVRAITGYQGTSQDTDNASYGCARVPEDGEIDWCQPTDTIDRLIRGLTPPFPGAFSHLDGQRLIITNASPRLDAPCYIGRVPGRIVGRSPSEGWVDVLTGDGVLRMFSVLPPNSERPCAAASAIGSTRATLGLSRLDLLRRIVALEDRLATLERLKCAHE, from the coding sequence ATGACGGAGCAGCCGCAGCCCGATGTCGTACTCCTCGCGGACGGACCGACGGGCTTCGCAGCGCTTCGCTCGTTGGCTGCGCACTGCCGCGTGGTCCAGATATTCCGGAGACCGGACCAGCCCGACGCGAGCGCGTTGAAGGCATTTGCCAACAACCGCGGCATCCCGGTCGCGGCAATGCAGGACCTGAACCAGCTTCAGAAAATGATCGCAGAGCTGCGCCCGGCGGCCGTTGTGATCTCTTCGTTCGATCGGATCATCCCGCCGCAGATTCTCGCATTGTGTCGCTTCGTCAACGTGCACTATTCGCTTCTGCCGCATTATCGCGGCCGCGCCAACGTCAATTGGGCAATCATCAACGGCGAGACGACCGCCGGGATCAGCATTCACCTCGTCATCCCGGAACTTGATGGCGGCAATCTGCTGTTTCAGCAGGCCATTCCGATCGGCGCGAATGACACGGTCACCTCGCTCTACGAGCGCCTCAACGCGATTCAGGAACGTGAGCTCGGCGGGGTCGTCGTACGAGCGATCACCGGCTACCAAGGCACTTCTCAAGATACCGACAATGCCTCCTATGGCTGCGCCCGTGTTCCGGAAGATGGAGAGATCGACTGGTGCCAGCCTACCGACACTATCGATCGGCTGATCCGCGGCCTGACACCGCCATTTCCAGGTGCCTTCAGCCACCTTGACGGGCAGCGGCTCATCATCACCAACGCGTCGCCGCGGCTTGATGCTCCCTGCTATATTGGCCGCGTACCAGGCCGGATCGTGGGACGGTCACCTTCCGAGGGCTGGGTGGATGTGCTGACAGGCGACGGCGTCCTGCGCATGTTCAGCGTCCTTCCTCCCAACTCCGAGCGACCATGTGCTGCCGCTTCTGCCATCGGATCGACGCGCGCCACCCTGGGGCTGTCGCGCCTCGATCTTCTTCGCCGGATCGTCGCGCTTGAAGACAGGCTCGCTACGCTCGAGCGGCTCAAATGCGCTCACGAGTAA
- a CDS encoding transglutaminase-like cysteine peptidase produces MIIIGGVQWAGAALPAVPRAPQADPARIELGRPALPPLTYTAFCLRYQAECRPRRFFRGGPIRLTEKRWAELREVNRAVNLAIEPARNELGLAGEAWTINPARGDCNDYAVSKRHELLRRGWPARVLLLSEVVVSSGEHHLVLLMRTRSGDLVLDNLTLQVKPWSRTPYRWVRVQSPGRDGLWVTIGREGV; encoded by the coding sequence ATGATCATCATCGGGGGCGTTCAATGGGCGGGTGCGGCATTGCCGGCCGTGCCGAGGGCCCCCCAAGCGGACCCTGCGCGCATCGAGCTGGGGCGTCCGGCTCTTCCCCCCCTCACTTACACCGCGTTTTGCCTGCGCTATCAGGCCGAATGCCGCCCGCGGCGCTTCTTCCGCGGCGGGCCGATCCGGTTGACCGAGAAGCGATGGGCGGAGTTGCGGGAGGTCAATCGCGCGGTCAATCTGGCGATTGAGCCCGCCCGCAACGAGCTCGGCCTTGCGGGCGAGGCGTGGACCATTAATCCCGCACGTGGCGATTGCAACGATTACGCGGTGAGCAAGCGCCACGAGTTGCTTCGGCGCGGCTGGCCGGCGCGTGTCCTGCTATTGAGCGAAGTCGTCGTCAGTTCCGGTGAACATCATCTGGTGCTCCTCATGCGTACCAGGAGCGGCGATCTCGTCCTCGACAATCTCACGCTGCAGGTTAAGCCCTGGTCGCGGACGCCCTATCGCTGGGTTCGCGTGCAAAGCCCGGGCCGTGACGGGCTGTGGGTCACGATTGGACGAGAGGGGGTATGA
- a CDS encoding HlyD family type I secretion periplasmic adaptor subunit: MNGQLVAPAMQSIQRYMIVGMIMLGLVTFGIGGWATTSQLSGAVIAQGVVVVDSSVKKVQHSTGGIVGELRVRQGDRVNAGDVLIRLDETQTLANATIVTNSIDELLARQSRLEAERDGAEQVVFPKVLLDRAKENNSEASRAIAAERKLFDLRRQARSGQKAQLQEKSAQLENEIKGYTGQTEAKQKEVEFIRQELEGVRSLWQKNLVPITRLNSLERDSARIEGERSQLAGMIAQSKGKISEIGLQSIQIDQDLRTEVGKDLIETRSKLSELGERKTAAVDQLHRIDIRAPQSGRVHELSVHTVGGVISPGEQIMLIVPDADSLAIEVKIPPKDIDQVYVGQTATMRFAAFNQKTTPEIDGEVSMVSADITQDQRAGTSYYTGRILLKPEELAKLGSAKLLPGMPVEVFIKTAGRTALSYLLKPLHDQAERAFKER, translated from the coding sequence ATGAACGGCCAGCTGGTAGCGCCGGCGATGCAATCCATCCAGCGTTACATGATCGTCGGTATGATCATGTTGGGTCTGGTGACTTTTGGAATCGGCGGTTGGGCGACAACGAGCCAATTGTCGGGCGCGGTGATCGCCCAGGGTGTCGTCGTCGTGGATTCGAGCGTCAAGAAGGTTCAGCACTCCACGGGTGGGATCGTGGGTGAGTTGCGCGTGCGCCAGGGCGATCGGGTCAATGCAGGCGACGTTTTGATCCGCCTCGACGAGACTCAGACGCTCGCCAATGCGACGATCGTCACGAACAGCATCGATGAGCTGCTCGCGCGCCAGTCCCGGCTCGAGGCCGAGCGCGATGGTGCCGAGCAGGTCGTGTTTCCCAAGGTGCTGCTCGACCGAGCCAAGGAGAACAATTCTGAGGCGAGCCGTGCAATCGCTGCGGAGCGGAAGCTGTTCGACCTCCGCCGTCAGGCAAGGAGCGGCCAAAAAGCGCAGTTGCAGGAAAAAAGCGCGCAGCTGGAGAACGAGATCAAGGGCTATACGGGGCAGACCGAGGCCAAGCAGAAGGAAGTCGAATTTATCCGCCAGGAACTGGAGGGCGTGCGTAGCCTCTGGCAAAAGAATCTGGTGCCGATCACGCGGCTCAATTCCCTCGAGCGCGACTCCGCACGCATCGAAGGCGAGCGCAGCCAGTTGGCCGGCATGATTGCGCAATCGAAAGGCAAGATCTCCGAAATCGGCCTCCAGAGCATTCAGATCGACCAGGACCTGCGGACGGAAGTCGGCAAGGACCTGATTGAAACGCGCTCAAAACTCTCCGAACTGGGCGAGCGCAAGACTGCGGCGGTCGATCAATTGCATCGGATCGATATCAGGGCGCCACAGTCCGGCCGCGTCCATGAACTCAGCGTCCACACGGTCGGAGGCGTGATCTCTCCCGGCGAGCAAATCATGCTGATCGTTCCTGATGCGGACTCGCTTGCGATCGAGGTCAAGATCCCACCGAAGGATATCGACCAAGTTTATGTGGGGCAGACCGCGACGATGCGCTTTGCAGCGTTCAACCAGAAGACCACGCCCGAAATCGACGGCGAGGTCAGCATGGTCTCGGCAGATATCACGCAGGATCAGCGCGCCGGCACGAGTTATTACACGGGCCGTATCCTGCTGAAGCCCGAGGAGCTGGCGAAGCTCGGCTCCGCCAAGCTGCTGCCAGGAATGCCGGTCGAGGTCTTCATCAAGACGGCTGGTCGGACCGCGCTGTCCTATCTGCTCAAGCCGCTGCACGATCAGGCGGAGCGTGCATTCAAGGAGCGCTGA
- a CDS encoding type I secretion system permease/ATPase: MSAFLRSCGRIFWALAAFSGMSNLLMLTGSFFMLQVYDRVLPGRSIPTLIALLVLAAVLYLFQGGLDFVRSRISARVGRYFDERLGIRIFDALVRLPLKTRADGDGLQPVRDLDQVRSFLSSGGPTALFDLPWMPIYLGVCFLFHFWIGVTALAGALVLIGITMLTETRTRGPAKASSRLAVSRTALALEGRRNAEVLQAMGMRQQAALRWRDVNAKYLAAHERASDVANSLGGASKIFRAILQSLVLAVGAVLVINQESTAGIIIAGSILSARALAPVELAIANWKGFVAARQSGQRLNALLKLLPSEEERLELPPPVDALSVENLFIGAPNSERPTVNDVSFQLRRGQAVGIIGPSGSGKSTLARALVGVWPGIRGRIRLDNAALDHWSSDALGKHIGYMPQDVELFDGSVAMNIARFDPQATAAAVLEAAHAAGAHDLILSFPDGYGTKIGEGGLALSAGQRQRIGLARAFYGKPFLVVLDEPSSNLDAEGEEALTEAILNVRRRGGIAVVIAHRPKALEAVDHVLCLGEGRVQSFGKREEVLKKVLRNPVPLKVVAEAQGGNR, encoded by the coding sequence ATGTCGGCATTTCTGCGGTCGTGCGGCCGGATATTCTGGGCGCTCGCGGCCTTTAGCGGGATGAGCAATCTCCTCATGCTCACCGGCTCATTCTTCATGCTGCAAGTCTATGATCGGGTGCTGCCCGGGCGCAGCATACCGACGCTGATTGCCTTGCTGGTCCTGGCCGCGGTCCTCTACCTGTTTCAAGGTGGGCTCGACTTCGTCAGAAGCAGGATCAGCGCGCGGGTCGGCCGGTACTTTGATGAACGGCTCGGCATTCGCATTTTCGACGCGCTTGTCCGCTTGCCCTTGAAGACCAGGGCCGATGGCGACGGCTTGCAGCCGGTGCGGGATCTTGATCAGGTCCGCAGCTTTCTTTCGAGCGGCGGGCCGACGGCGCTCTTCGATCTACCCTGGATGCCGATCTATCTCGGCGTTTGCTTCCTCTTTCACTTCTGGATTGGCGTCACTGCGCTGGCCGGCGCGTTGGTGTTGATCGGCATTACCATGCTCACGGAAACTAGGACGCGCGGGCCGGCAAAGGCGTCCTCGCGCCTCGCGGTCTCGCGAACGGCACTCGCGCTCGAGGGTCGACGAAATGCAGAGGTTCTGCAGGCCATGGGCATGCGGCAGCAGGCGGCGTTGCGGTGGCGCGATGTCAACGCGAAGTACCTCGCGGCTCATGAGCGGGCCAGCGATGTAGCCAACAGCCTCGGAGGCGCCTCCAAGATCTTCAGGGCAATCCTGCAGTCGCTGGTTCTTGCCGTTGGCGCAGTCCTTGTCATCAACCAGGAATCGACGGCCGGCATCATCATCGCCGGATCGATCCTCAGCGCGCGGGCGTTGGCGCCCGTCGAACTGGCCATTGCGAACTGGAAAGGGTTCGTCGCTGCGCGGCAGTCGGGACAACGGCTTAATGCTTTGCTGAAGCTTCTCCCCAGCGAGGAAGAACGGCTGGAATTGCCTCCTCCTGTTGACGCTCTCTCGGTCGAGAATCTCTTTATCGGCGCTCCGAACTCGGAGCGGCCTACCGTCAATGACGTGTCGTTCCAATTGCGGCGCGGGCAGGCGGTTGGAATCATTGGGCCGAGCGGATCCGGCAAATCGACGCTGGCACGTGCGCTGGTTGGGGTATGGCCGGGCATTCGAGGCCGGATACGGCTGGACAACGCCGCACTCGACCACTGGTCTTCTGACGCCCTCGGCAAGCACATCGGGTACATGCCTCAGGACGTGGAATTGTTCGACGGCAGCGTTGCGATGAACATCGCGCGGTTCGATCCGCAGGCGACCGCCGCCGCTGTTCTGGAGGCCGCGCATGCCGCGGGCGCGCACGATCTCATCCTCTCGTTTCCGGACGGCTACGGCACGAAGATCGGCGAGGGGGGATTGGCACTGTCGGCGGGGCAGCGGCAGCGCATCGGGCTCGCCCGCGCCTTCTACGGCAAACCATTCCTCGTGGTGCTGGATGAACCCTCCTCCAATCTCGACGCCGAGGGCGAGGAGGCGCTGACCGAGGCGATCCTGAACGTGCGCCGTCGCGGCGGGATCGCCGTCGTGATCGCCCATCGTCCGAAGGCGCTTGAAGCCGTCGATCATGTCTTGTGCCTCGGGGAAGGCAGGGTTCAGTCCTTCGGCAAGAGGGAGGAGGTCCTCAAGAAGGTCTTGCGAAATCCCGTGCCGCTCAAGGTGGTCGCGGAAGCTCAAGGAGGCAACCGATGA
- a CDS encoding Ig-like domain-containing protein, which yields MVITQAGAVVSGLNITGSVYIKADNVTLENCKITSGGWAGVTIDSGATGAVVQNCTIDGTGRAPDGTGNQGIMGSGTFIGNNIYNVENGIVPGSNSVIQGNYIHDLQAGGSPHYDGIQIDGGLSNIQITGNSIINQWGWTSAVMIDNDFGPVSNVTVTNNLLTGGAYTVYADSNLGTASITGVSFTNNHIGGAQYGDALIRGNNSVFSGNYTDGAALASALNTSANSGTTTTSPTMPPATPEVPAAPSIASWSPDTGKTGDGITDASQITLHGTAAAGSTVKVYDGSTQIGTATATSTGSWDYITKVLTDAKHTLTATATNSSGQTSVASTAVAVTVDTKAPAAPAIASDTVNTANQVVMSGTAEVNSAIKVFDGTTQVGTATTNASGAWSVTTSALSAGSHALTAKATDVAGNVSAASAAVDAVVGSGTTTGSTGSGTSGSGTSGTGTTGTGTSGTGTTAPAAPKIASFSNDTGTAGDHITSDKTVTLAGTAVANSTVKVLDGTTQLGTVTADANGAWHYTTVALPDGKHSFTATDTVSGATSKASAALDVTVDSAAPDAPILLSDPTTHNRATVSGTAEAGSSIKLYEGTTLLGTATVASDGDWSVTTPNLKHGSHTFTATATDAAGNTSALSQPIDPPIGHGGTKDAATVEVTNVRQHWDHTATIKGTADPNSEIKLSDGTTSVGSVTTGADGKWSFQTSDLSGKSHAFTAEQVDTTGHVVGTSSGAAMVGSGRSDTLTGTTGNDVMVGKAGADTFQFASNFGQDVIKDFAARGPAHDTIEFSKSVFDSFASVLSHAAQSGHDVVIATGSDTLTLKNTQLDKLNSHDFHFA from the coding sequence GTGGTCATCACGCAGGCGGGAGCGGTGGTCTCCGGACTCAACATCACCGGCAGCGTCTACATCAAGGCGGACAATGTGACGCTTGAGAACTGCAAGATCACGTCCGGCGGTTGGGCTGGGGTGACCATTGATTCCGGAGCTACGGGCGCGGTGGTCCAGAATTGCACCATCGATGGTACCGGCCGTGCGCCGGATGGCACTGGCAATCAGGGCATCATGGGAAGCGGCACGTTCATCGGGAACAACATCTACAACGTGGAGAACGGCATCGTTCCCGGCAGCAACTCCGTCATCCAGGGCAACTACATCCACGATCTCCAAGCGGGCGGATCGCCTCACTATGACGGCATCCAGATCGACGGTGGCCTCTCCAACATTCAGATCACCGGCAATTCGATCATCAATCAGTGGGGATGGACCTCCGCGGTCATGATCGACAACGACTTCGGGCCGGTCTCGAATGTCACCGTCACCAATAACCTGCTGACTGGTGGCGCCTACACCGTATACGCGGATTCCAACCTGGGCACCGCTTCGATTACCGGCGTGTCGTTCACCAACAATCACATTGGCGGCGCGCAGTATGGTGACGCGTTGATCCGCGGGAATAACTCGGTGTTCTCGGGCAACTACACTGACGGCGCGGCGCTGGCGTCGGCGCTCAATACGTCGGCAAACAGCGGTACGACGACGACCTCACCGACGATGCCCCCCGCAACGCCCGAAGTCCCGGCAGCGCCGAGCATCGCATCCTGGTCACCCGATACGGGCAAGACTGGCGATGGCATCACTGACGCCAGTCAGATCACCCTGCACGGTACCGCCGCGGCTGGCAGCACCGTGAAAGTCTATGACGGTTCGACGCAGATCGGCACGGCGACCGCGACTTCGACCGGAAGCTGGGACTACATCACCAAGGTCTTGACCGATGCGAAGCATACGCTGACGGCGACCGCGACCAACTCGTCGGGGCAAACCAGCGTGGCATCGACTGCGGTGGCGGTCACCGTCGATACCAAGGCGCCAGCTGCACCGGCGATCGCGAGTGACACCGTCAACACTGCCAATCAGGTCGTGATGTCGGGGACCGCTGAAGTGAACAGCGCGATCAAGGTGTTCGACGGAACGACCCAGGTCGGCACCGCGACGACCAACGCGAGCGGTGCGTGGAGCGTCACGACGTCCGCACTGTCGGCCGGTTCGCACGCCCTGACGGCAAAGGCGACCGACGTTGCCGGCAACGTCAGTGCTGCGTCGGCTGCTGTGGATGCGGTCGTCGGTTCTGGAACGACGACGGGCTCCACCGGTTCGGGCACGTCCGGTTCGGGTACCTCGGGTACGGGTACCACCGGCACGGGCACATCAGGCACCGGCACCACTGCGCCGGCCGCGCCGAAGATCGCCTCGTTCTCCAACGATACCGGCACCGCCGGTGATCACATCACGAGCGACAAAACGGTGACCCTGGCGGGGACTGCGGTTGCCAACAGCACGGTCAAGGTGCTCGACGGCACGACCCAGCTCGGCACCGTCACGGCGGATGCGAACGGAGCATGGCACTACACCACCGTCGCACTGCCTGACGGCAAGCACAGCTTCACCGCGACCGACACGGTCTCCGGCGCCACCAGCAAGGCATCGGCTGCGCTGGATGTCACGGTGGATAGCGCTGCCCCCGATGCTCCGATCCTGTTGAGCGATCCCACCACGCATAACCGCGCAACGGTATCCGGTACGGCGGAAGCGGGGAGCTCGATCAAGCTCTATGAGGGCACGACCCTGCTTGGCACCGCGACCGTCGCGAGTGATGGCGACTGGAGCGTGACGACCCCGAATCTCAAGCACGGGTCCCACACCTTCACCGCGACGGCAACCGATGCCGCCGGCAACACCAGCGCCTTGTCGCAGCCGATCGATCCGCCGATTGGTCATGGCGGCACCAAGGACGCTGCGACCGTCGAAGTCACCAATGTGCGCCAGCACTGGGATCACACGGCAACGATCAAGGGCACGGCCGATCCCAACAGCGAGATCAAGCTGTCGGACGGCACGACCTCGGTCGGTTCGGTGACCACGGGAGCCGACGGCAAGTGGAGCTTCCAGACCTCCGACCTGTCGGGCAAGTCTCATGCCTTCACCGCGGAACAGGTCGACACCACAGGTCACGTGGTCGGCACCAGCTCGGGCGCGGCGATGGTCGGCTCGGGCCGCAGCGATACGCTGACCGGCACCACCGGCAACGACGTCATGGTGGGCAAGGCGGGTGCGGATACGTTCCAGTTTGCGTCCAACTTCGGCCAGGACGTCATCAAGGACTTCGCGGCCCGCGGACCTGCTCACGACACGATCGAGTTCAGCAAGAGCGTGTTCGACAGCTTTGCGAGCGTTCTCTCCCACGCGGCCCAGTCAGGCCACGACGTCGTGATCGCGACGGGGAGTGACACCCTCACGCTGAAGAACACGCAGCTCGACAAGCTGAACAGCCACGACTTCCACTTCGCGTAG
- a CDS encoding methyltransferase domain-containing protein has product MSDFDVASSPIGGIKGRLRPYVWSLRSGLRTIRFLFGRFERTCPVCEYRGRFFAYANPLALGINFDSLCPNCLSHERHRLLVLCDAEQGLFKGKDILHFAPEKGLTEYIKARKPRSYVTCEFGGKGADFDINIEKIDLESDRFDRIICCHILEHVNDRLAIPELFRILRKGGTLIAMIPLIEGWQETFEDRSRQKTEEDRILYFNQHDHVRFFGRDFRRRLERAGFVVDEYTAVEPQVAQYGLIRGEKVFLCRKT; this is encoded by the coding sequence ATGAGCGATTTTGACGTGGCATCATCGCCGATTGGCGGCATCAAGGGACGTTTGCGACCTTATGTCTGGTCATTACGCAGCGGGCTTCGGACGATCCGTTTCCTGTTCGGACGATTTGAGAGGACCTGTCCGGTATGTGAGTATCGAGGCAGATTTTTCGCGTACGCAAATCCGCTGGCATTGGGAATCAACTTCGACTCGCTCTGTCCGAATTGTCTGTCGCACGAGCGACACCGTCTGTTGGTGCTTTGCGACGCCGAGCAAGGCCTGTTTAAGGGCAAGGATATCCTCCACTTCGCGCCCGAAAAGGGGCTCACGGAGTATATCAAGGCGAGAAAGCCGCGAAGTTACGTCACCTGCGAGTTCGGAGGGAAGGGCGCTGATTTCGACATCAATATCGAAAAGATTGACCTCGAAAGTGACAGGTTCGATCGGATCATCTGCTGCCATATCCTCGAGCACGTCAACGATCGCTTGGCCATCCCCGAACTCTTTCGGATCTTGCGTAAGGGCGGGACGCTGATCGCGATGATCCCTCTCATTGAGGGATGGCAAGAAACGTTCGAGGATCGATCGAGGCAGAAAACAGAAGAAGATCGGATACTGTATTTCAACCAGCATGATCACGTCCGCTTCTTCGGTCGTGATTTCCGACGCCGGCTCGAACGAGCGGGCTTCGTCGTCGACGAGTATACGGCGGTCGAGCCTCAAGTTGCGCAATATGGTCTGATCCGCGGCGAAAAAGTATTTTTGTGCCGGAAGACTTAG